The segment GGATTGGCCAGCATCGCCCGAACCGGGCTGATCGAGGAGTCACTCTCAGAACAGGCCACCTCGATCGCGGACCAGATCCGCCGACGAGTCCAAGACGAAGGTGTCCAGGACATCCATCTGACGAAATGGCTGGGAACAGACACGGTAGACGCCAGCCTCCTCTCGCTGATTGCTCCGATGAACTTCCTGCCCCCGCACAGTCCCCTGAGCGCAGGGACCATCGCGGTCATCGAAGAGCAGCTCACCGTCGACAACGGCGTTCACCGGTATCTTGCCGACACCTACTACGGCGGCGGCCAATGGCCCTTACTTAGTTGCTTCCTCGGCCTGGCCCAGGCCGCTGCCGGAAACCGAACCAGAGCCCACGAGCTCCTCGAATGGGCCGCCTCGACCGCCGGCGCGAACGACGAACTTCCCGAACAGGTTGACCATCACCTTCTTGACCCCGATCATCTTCAACCTTGGAACGAGCGCTGGGGTTCCTCTGCAAACCCGCTGCTGTGGAGCCACGCCATGTTCATCCGCCTCGCCATCGCCCTCGGCGTCCCCTACGACACCGCCGATCCGACTCCGGCTCCAGCAGCGAAAGAGAACGCTAAATGATCCGCCACAAACCATTCGGCTCCGGCCACCCCTACGTCGCCGACACCGATCAGCGCAGCCCGTCCCATCCCGTCGCAGGGGAGCCCGTCATCCTCGGCGTACGAACCTCGCCGGAACTGACCGACGTGATCTGCGAACTCGAAGTCACCCGTCGCAGCGGCGCTGTCACGCAATTGACCGAAACCCTCCAACGTGTACCGGCGGCATCGCGCGGACAGGTCATCGATGGCGGCCACCTGGCATCGGCCCAGGCCAAACTCGCCCGTTCAGCTAGCGGCTGGCAGGTAACCCTCGCGCCGGCGGAGCCCCAGACAACATACAAGTACCGTTTCACGGCGCAGACCCGGAACGGCGGGACGGAAAAGACGCGGTGGTTCAACTACAGCGCCGCCACCTGGGCTCCCGCCAGCCAGGCCCTAAAGATCATTGGACCAGACCGCGTCATCGCCGACTCCGTCGAGGTGTTACATGATGGTGTCCGGCCCTTGCGTGTTCGTTTCGCTCTCCCGTTGGCCCTTAACGAGCGTGTCACCGGCTTCGGAGAACGCTTTGATGCCCTTGACCACCGCGGGACCAAGCTGGACGCGGTCGTCTTCGAGCAATACAAGAGCCAAGGAGCGAACCGGAAGACCTACCTGCCGATGCCCTTTGCCCATGTAGTAGGCGGAGACGGCTGGGGATTTCACGTCGAAACCTCCCGACGCACGTGGTACGACATCGGTGCCTCCGACGAACACCGCCTCGTCATCGAAGCCGAAGTCGGCCCAGAACCCCTGAACGGGGACACTCTTCTGAACCTGAGGTTCTTCGAAGGAACGCCCACGACGGTCCTGAAGTCCTTCCTGTCCGTCGCCGGCAGCGCCAAGGAGCTTCCGGCCTGGGTGTTCAAGCTCTGGGCCAGCGGCAACGAATGGAATACCCAGTCCGAGGTCATGCGACAGATGGATCTACATAGGGAAACAGGTATTCCCGTTGGGTCCGTCGTCATCGAAGCCTGGAGCGACGAGTCTACATTCACGGCATTCCGCGACGCAGAATACGAACCAAATCGCGACGGTTCACCGCACCGCCTCGGCGACTTCACCTTCCCGGATCATGGTGCCTGGCCGGATCCGAAGGCCATGGTTGATAGCCTTCACTCCCGGGACATCCGGGTGGTTTTGTGGCAAATTCCTCTTATCAAAATGCGGCCGCACCCACATGGCCAAGCACGTTTCGACGCTGAAGCTGCGGTTCGTGAGGGGCGGCTCATCCGGGAGGAGGCCCCGGACGGCAGCCTGCGCCCCTACCGTAACCGGGGATGGTGGTTCCCGCTCAGCCTGATGCCGGACCTGACCGACCCGGAAGCCGCCCGATGGTGGACCGAGAAGCGACGCTACCTCGTCGAAGAAATCGGCATCGACGGGTTCAAGACCGACGGCGGAGAACACGCCTGGGGCGAAGAACTCCAGTATCTGAACGGAATGCGCGGAGACGAAGGAAACAACCTCTTCCCGGTCGCATACGCCAAGGCCTACGGTGACCTTCTTGAATCCGCAGGAAAGGCGCCCGTCACCTTCAGCCGCGCCGGGTTCACCGGTTCCCAGGCCCACGGAGCCTTCTGGGCCGGGGATGAGAATTCCACTTGGGACGCATTCCGTTGGTCCCTGTTTGCCGGACTCTCCGCGTCAGCAAGCGGAGTCTTGTATTGGGGCTGGGACTTCGCCGGCTTCTCAGGCGATGTCCCGACCTCGGAACTATACCTGCGGTCGGCTGCAGCAGCGGTTTTCGTGCCCATCATGCAGTACCACTCCGAGTTCAACCATCACCGGAAGCCATCGAGGGATCGCACTCCGTGGAACATTCAGGATCGGACGGGGGATGAGACTGTCATCCCTGTGTTCCGGGAACTCGTCGAACTGCGCGAACGCCTCGTGCCCTACCTGGCAGAGCAGGCCCGCAGGGCTATCGACACCGGAGCCCCCCTCATGCGCCCGCTGTACTTCGACCACATCGAAGACCAGGAGGTATGGAAGCATCCACTGCAATGGATGCTCGGCGAAGACCTTCTTGTATCTCCCGTCGTCGACGAGGGAGTCCGCAGCTGGACGGCTTACCTCCCGGGCGGCAACTGGGTCGATGCCTGGACGGGAGAAATATACGCCGGCCAGCGAACCGTCGAGGTACCTGCGCCGTTGAACCGCGTTCCCGTCTTCGTCAGGGCGGAAGCCTGGGACGAAATGAAGGACATTTTCACCCCGACCGCCTAACAAGACCCGACGGTCAGCCCTTCCGCGTTGGGGAATTATGATGGTTCCTCGACGCGGAAGGGGCGAACACTCGCCGGGATCCGCCCCGGACACCCAACTCGAAGGAAGTCCTTGGAATACAGGAAACTTGGCCGAAGCGGCATGTATGTCAGCGAGATCGCCTACGGCAACTGGCTGACCCACGGATCGCAGATTGATGACGACTTGGCAAGACAATGCGTACATGCTGCCCTGGACGCCGGCATCAGCACTTTCGACACCGCAGACGCATACGCGGAGACACGCGCAGAAGCCGCACTCGGCTCGGCGCTTGCCGGAGTCCGGCGCGAAAGCGTGGAGATCTTCACCAAGGTATATTTCCCCACGGGGTCGGGAAAGAACGATCGCGGACTCTCCCGGAAACACATCATGGAAGCCATCGATGGAAGCCTCCACCGGCTCAAAACAGACTACGTAGACCTTTACCAGGCCCACCGATTCGACTACGAAACGCCCCTCGAGGAAACGATGCAGGCTTTCGCCGACGTCGTGCGTGCCGGCAAAGCCCACTACATCGGCGTCTCCGAATGGACAGCGGATGAGATCCGGTCAGCAGCTGCCTTGGCTAAGGAACTCAACGTCGGGCTGGTCTCCAACCAACCTCAGTACAACATGCTATGGAGGGTTGTTGAAGCAGAAATCATCCCGGCCAGCGAAGAGCTCGGGATGAGCCAGCTTGTCTGGTCACCCCTTGCCCAAGGAGTACTGACGGGCAAATATTCACCAGGAATGGGCGCCCCCGCCGGTTCCCGCGCCACCGACCAAAACGGAGGCAAAGACACGATGGGTAAGTGGCTGGGCGATGACGTTCTCGCCAGGGTCCAGCGCCTTGAGCCCCTGGCAGCAAGCGCAGGGATTCCGCTTAGTACCCTCTGTCTGGCGTGGGTGCTTCAGAACCCGAATGTATCTGCTGCCATCGTCGGAGCCTCCAAACCAGAGCAGATCAAGGAAAACGCCAAGGCCGCCGGGCTCACGCTGGAGGACGCACTCCTGAAAGAGATCGATGAAGTCCTCGAACCCGTCATCGAACGCGACCCGCGCAAGGTCGATAGCTGCCACAGCAGGCCTTGACGACCATTAGGGGCAGCAGCGACAACAAAGCTGCCGCCCTTAAACAGATCAAAGAATCGGAACGATATGTCTATAAACATGACAAGTGCCGGCCATTTCATCGGCGTTGACATCGGTGGAACCGGCGTCAAGGGCGGGATCGTCAACCTTGAAAAGGGTGAGATCCTGTGGGGCTGCGTTCGTCTAGCCACGCCCCAACCGGCTGATCCGGAATCCGTCGGCGATGTTGTTCGGCAGCTCGTGGACGAGCTCACCGCAGGAAGCGAAGCAGGACGTGATTCAACCGTTGGCGTAACCTTTCCGGGCATCGTCCAGCACGGCACGTCCCGATCAGCGGCAAACATGGACAGGACCTTCATCGATTTCGACATCGGCACCCATTTCTCCGATCGCATTCGGCGACCGGTCGCCGTCCTGAACGACGCCGACGCCGCAGGTCTCGCGGAAGCCCGCTACGGCGCCGGAAAGGGAACGTGCGGCACGGTTTTGGTCATTACCCTAGGAACCGGGATCGGATCAGCCCTGATTTTTGACGGAAACGTAGTGCCCAATGTCGAGCTCGGTCACATTTCCATCGACGGTCACGACGCTGAAACCAGGGCATCCGCCGTCGCCCGTGAACGTGACGGATTGGGCTGGCAAGAATACAGCGTCCGCTTGCAACGTTACCTTTCTGAACTTGAGTTCATGTTCTCGCCTGAACTCATCATTGTGGGCGGAGGCATTTCCCAACGAGCCGACGAATACCTGCCTCACCTCAACCTGAGGACCCCCGTCGTTCCCGCGAAGCTCAGGAACGACGCCGGCATCGTCGGCGCCGCCATCCAGGCTGCGTCAGCCACATCGGGCCTTCGGGGTTCTACTTCTCCCACGAGGCGATCGACTGGATCGAATCAGCCCTAGCCCGTCCGCTCAACCGCCGCAAGAATGGCTTTTCCGAGTTCGATCGGTTTGGTGAACTGGGGCCAGTGACCGGTCGGCAGATCCATGAATTCGACGTCGTTGATGCGCGCGAGCTCGGCCACGAAGGGATGGCCGGATTCGATCCATTCTCCGAGCAGGCTGGAGGGGAACTCGCACGCGATGATGGTGGCCGGGACGTCGTAGCGGCGCACATCGTGCAAGCGCTGCTTATCTGTGGTGACGTTCTTTGGTTCCGGGATGGCCCGTGCGCGGAAGGCAGCCCGCAGCTCGTCATTGAGGTCCACGAGGTCCTCGTTTTCGAAAAGCTCCCATGGTGGCAAGGGCACGGCGTCGCCCTCAACAGGCAGTTCGTCGTTGATGACGCCGCCCTCGCCAAGCGGTCCGCTGTCCACGTACACCGCCCGGACCACGCGGTCCGGGCGGGCGTCGACGGCGCCGTGGATGATGGCACCTCCGCCGGAGTGGCCGACCAGTACAACGGGATTGCCAACAGCGTCGACAGCCGCCACTACGGCGTCGATGTGATCCCTGAGGCCGATGCCGGACCGTGGAGCGTCAACGGCCTCCAGCCCAGGCAGTGTGAGCGGGTGAACCGTGTGCCCCGCAGCAACGAGCGGCGGCGTGACCTCCGACCATGAAGAAGCGTCCAACCAGAATCCGGGAACCATGATGATGTCCATGCCGGTACCCTACGACGGGCCACCGACAGAATGAACCCTTCGACAGGTTCGGCGGGTCAGGCCTCCCCAACAGCTCACACGGCCGCGGTCCGTCCCGATCGAAGGAGGGGCGCGAAGAACGCGGCGAGTTCCGCCGTCGCGGTCAAGGGCAAAACGTTCGCCACGTACTGGTCCGGCCGCACTACCACAACGACGCCGCCGCGGTCAAGGCCGCGCAACTCGAAGATGTCAGCGGAAGGGTCGGTGCCGTAGACGTTCTCAAGGTACGTGAGCTTGAACGGTCCGACCTGCGGCTTGAATGCCTCCGGCACGGCCCCGATGTCGACGCTAGTGTGCTCCTGCTGGTAGATCACCTTCACGTCGAACCACGCGTCACGGTCAGCGCCCGACGGCGTTGCGGCCAGCGGCGAGTCCGGCGAGTTCGCGATCCACTCGGCAAAGTCGACGACCGGCGACGTTCCGCCTTGTGCCGTCCCGGCCTTGCTTGCGTCCGCGAAGACGTAGATGCGCCACCGTCCGTCCGCCTTGGCCTGGTGGCCGAGTTGCACCGGGTTGGTGTCGCAGACGCGCACCACGGGCGCGGACTTGAATCGCTTGCCGATGGTGAATCCCGTGGCCAGGCCTTGGTGTGTGGGCCCGGCGATGAGCGGCGAGGGGGCGTAATGGGTCATGAAACCGGCAGGGAACTCTGCCGTGCTCACGTAGAAGTTCTCCAGCTCGGTGGGGTCCTCAAATTCCTCGGGCTTCTTCGCCATGAGCGTGGACCACTCTTTGTCGAAGTCGATGAGGTTCTTGGCAACGACTTGGCGCTCGGCCGAGTACGTGGACAGGAGGTGCTCCGGGCTGCGGCCCTCGAGCACGTGCCCGAGCTTCCAGGCCAGGTTGAACCCGTCCTGCATGGAGACGTTCATGCCTTGCCCGGCCTTTGCGCTGTGGGTGTGGCAGGCATCGCCCGTAATGAATACGCGCGGCGTGCGGGTGCCGCGCTCGTCCGGAAGGACGTCGTCGAACCTGTCAGTGAGGCGGTGGCCCACTTCGTAGACGCTGTGCCAGGCGACGTTGCGCACATCGAGCGTGTAGGGGTGGAGGATGTCGTTCGCTTTGGCGATGATCTCCTCGATGGTGGTGCTGCGCACGGAGCGGTTGTCATGCCGGTCCACCTCGCCCAGGTCGACGTACATGCGGAAGAGATGGCCGCCTTCGCGCGGGATCAGCAGGATGCTGCCGCCCGTGCCGGACTGGATGGCGCATTTCGTGCGGATATCGGGGAAATCCGTGACGGCAAGGACATCCATGACGCCCCAGGCGTGGTTGGCTTGGTCGCCGGCGAGCGTGCAGCCGATCGACTCCCGCACCTTGCTCCGGGCGCCATCCGCCCCCACGACGTACTTGGCCTGGACAATCCGCTCCTGGCCTTCGTTGGGTCCGGCGGTGTGGAGAAGGGTAACCGTGACGGGGTAGTCGCCCTCACCGCTGACCTCGAGGCTGCGGAACTCGTATCCGTAGTCGGGAGTCATGCGGGTAGGGGAGTTCGCCATGAACTCGGCGAAATAGTCCAGCACGCGCGCCTGGTTGACGATGAGGTGCGGGAATTCGCTGATGTCCCCGGTCGGATCGTCGAGGGCGCGGGCGGTCCGGATAATGCACGCGGGGTCCGCGGGGTCCGGCTTCCAGAAGGCCATCTCGGTGATCCGGTACGCCTCGGCGATGATCCGCTCGGCGAATCCGAAGGCCTGGAAGGTCTCAACGCTCCGGGCCTGGATGCCGTCGGCCTGGCCGATCGCGAGCCTCCCGGCGCGGCGCTCCACGATCCGGGTTGTGACGCCCGGGAACTGGGACAACTGCGCGGCGGCGAGCATGCCGGCGGGGCCGCTGCCCACGATGAGCACGTCGACCTCGTCGGGAAGATCAGCGGGCCTGTCGATGCCAACGCCGGCGGCCGCTTGGACTCGCGGGTCACCGGATACATAACCGTGGTGGTGGAACTGCATGGGCTTTCCTCACTTCATTGTGTGGTTGTTCAATTATGGAACTGTGAATTCTATATTTGAACCCCGGATTGAATTCTAACTGTACGGCAGGCGTGGCGGGGGTTACAAGGGTGAGAGGGGTTGACGTCCCGAAGCTCCCGGGTCATAGTTATCGTATACGATTTCGTACTCGATGAGGAGTAAATCTTGGAAAAGGTCACCGACCACATCCTGGCCGCGGCCCGCAAGGTCATCGCGGTGCATATCAACTACCCCAGCCGGGCGGCCCAGCGTGGCCGTACGCCGGAGCAGCCGTCGTATTTCCTGAAGCCATCGACTTCCCTTGCTCTCAGTGGCTCGACAGTGGAACGTCCGGCCGGATGTGAACTCCTCGGGTACGAGGGCGAGATAGCGCTGGTCATCGGCAAGCCTGCCCGCCGCGTGGGCCCCGGGGACGCGTGGAGCCACGTTGAGTGGATCACGGCCAGCAACGACCTGGGCGTCTACGACCTCCGCTACGCGGACAAGGGCTCCAACCTCCGGTCCAAGGGCGGCGACGGCTTTACCCCGGTGGGCCCCGCGCTCATCCCGGCCGCCGACGTCGACCCCTCCAAACTGCGCATCCGCACCTGGCACAACGGCGAACTCGTCCAGGACGACACCACCGAGGACCTGTTGTTCCCGTTCGCGCGCCTCGTGGCCGATCTCTCCCAGCTCCTCACGCTCGAAACCGGCGACATCATCCTGACCGGCACCCCGGCCGGCGCCTCGGTCGCCCAGCCAGGCGACGTCGTCGAGGTTGAAGTCACCGCCGGCGGGCTCAGCAGCGGCCGTCTGGCCACAACAGTCACGGAAGGTACGACGCCGTTCGCGGACTTCGGTGCCCGGCCCAAGGCCGATGACATCCAGCGGGAGGAAGCGTACGGTTCCCGCGAAGCCGCCGGCCTCGCCGTCGTCGTGCCTGTCCTGACCCCGGAGCTGAAGAAGAAACTCGAAAGCGTCGCGACCGCGACGTTGTCCAGCCAGTTGCGCAAGCGCGGGCTGAACAACGTGAGCATCGACGGGCTGCAGGCCACGCGCCCGGACCGCCGCGTTGTCGGGCTCGCCCGGACGCTGCGTTATGTGCCCAACCGCGAGGACCTGTTCAAGACCCACGGCGGAGGCTTCAACGCCCAGAAACGTGCCATCGACTCCGTGAACGAGGGCGAGATCCTGGTCATGGAAGCCCGGGGCGAAAAGGGCACCGGGACGGTCGGCGACATCCTCGCGCTGCGTGCCCAGATGCGTGGCGCTGCGGCCATCATCA is part of the Arthrobacter ramosus genome and harbors:
- a CDS encoding fumarylacetoacetate hydrolase family protein, with the protein product MEKVTDHILAAARKVIAVHINYPSRAAQRGRTPEQPSYFLKPSTSLALSGSTVERPAGCELLGYEGEIALVIGKPARRVGPGDAWSHVEWITASNDLGVYDLRYADKGSNLRSKGGDGFTPVGPALIPAADVDPSKLRIRTWHNGELVQDDTTEDLLFPFARLVADLSQLLTLETGDIILTGTPAGASVAQPGDVVEVEVTAGGLSSGRLATTVTEGTTPFADFGARPKADDIQREEAYGSREAAGLAVVVPVLTPELKKKLESVATATLSSQLRKRGLNNVSIDGLQATRPDRRVVGLARTLRYVPNREDLFKTHGGGFNAQKRAIDSVNEGEILVMEARGEKGTGTVGDILALRAQMRGAAAIITDGGVRDYTAVAGLDMPTYFANPHPAVLGRRHIPWDTDITIACGGATVQPGDIIVADSDGILVIPPAIAEELVDECIEQEKEESFIFEMVKQGNSVDGLYPMNAQWRARYEEWEGAQGD
- a CDS encoding aldo/keto reductase family protein translates to MEYRKLGRSGMYVSEIAYGNWLTHGSQIDDDLARQCVHAALDAGISTFDTADAYAETRAEAALGSALAGVRRESVEIFTKVYFPTGSGKNDRGLSRKHIMEAIDGSLHRLKTDYVDLYQAHRFDYETPLEETMQAFADVVRAGKAHYIGVSEWTADEIRSAAALAKELNVGLVSNQPQYNMLWRVVEAEIIPASEELGMSQLVWSPLAQGVLTGKYSPGMGAPAGSRATDQNGGKDTMGKWLGDDVLARVQRLEPLAASAGIPLSTLCLAWVLQNPNVSAAIVGASKPEQIKENAKAAGLTLEDALLKEIDEVLEPVIERDPRKVDSCHSRP
- the ppgK gene encoding polyphosphate--glucose phosphotransferase, producing the protein MSINMTSAGHFIGVDIGGTGVKGGIVNLEKGEILWGCVRLATPQPADPESVGDVVRQLVDELTAGSEAGRDSTVGVTFPGIVQHGTSRSAANMDRTFIDFDIGTHFSDRIRRPVAVLNDADAAGLAEARYGAGKGTCGTVLVITLGTGIGSALIFDGNVVPNVELGHISIDGHDAETRASAVARERDGLGWQEYSVRLQRYLSELEFMFSPELIIVGGGISQRADEYLPHLNLRTPVVPAKLRNDAGIVGAAIQAASATSGLRGSTSPTRRSTGSNQP
- a CDS encoding FAD-binding monooxygenase; this translates as MQFHHHGYVSGDPRVQAAAGVGIDRPADLPDEVDVLIVGSGPAGMLAAAQLSQFPGVTTRIVERRAGRLAIGQADGIQARSVETFQAFGFAERIIAEAYRITEMAFWKPDPADPACIIRTARALDDPTGDISEFPHLIVNQARVLDYFAEFMANSPTRMTPDYGYEFRSLEVSGEGDYPVTVTLLHTAGPNEGQERIVQAKYVVGADGARSKVRESIGCTLAGDQANHAWGVMDVLAVTDFPDIRTKCAIQSGTGGSILLIPREGGHLFRMYVDLGEVDRHDNRSVRSTTIEEIIAKANDILHPYTLDVRNVAWHSVYEVGHRLTDRFDDVLPDERGTRTPRVFITGDACHTHSAKAGQGMNVSMQDGFNLAWKLGHVLEGRSPEHLLSTYSAERQVVAKNLIDFDKEWSTLMAKKPEEFEDPTELENFYVSTAEFPAGFMTHYAPSPLIAGPTHQGLATGFTIGKRFKSAPVVRVCDTNPVQLGHQAKADGRWRIYVFADASKAGTAQGGTSPVVDFAEWIANSPDSPLAATPSGADRDAWFDVKVIYQQEHTSVDIGAVPEAFKPQVGPFKLTYLENVYGTDPSADIFELRGLDRGGVVVVVRPDQYVANVLPLTATAELAAFFAPLLRSGRTAAV
- a CDS encoding TIM-barrel domain-containing protein encodes the protein MIRHKPFGSGHPYVADTDQRSPSHPVAGEPVILGVRTSPELTDVICELEVTRRSGAVTQLTETLQRVPAASRGQVIDGGHLASAQAKLARSASGWQVTLAPAEPQTTYKYRFTAQTRNGGTEKTRWFNYSAATWAPASQALKIIGPDRVIADSVEVLHDGVRPLRVRFALPLALNERVTGFGERFDALDHRGTKLDAVVFEQYKSQGANRKTYLPMPFAHVVGGDGWGFHVETSRRTWYDIGASDEHRLVIEAEVGPEPLNGDTLLNLRFFEGTPTTVLKSFLSVAGSAKELPAWVFKLWASGNEWNTQSEVMRQMDLHRETGIPVGSVVIEAWSDESTFTAFRDAEYEPNRDGSPHRLGDFTFPDHGAWPDPKAMVDSLHSRDIRVVLWQIPLIKMRPHPHGQARFDAEAAVREGRLIREEAPDGSLRPYRNRGWWFPLSLMPDLTDPEAARWWTEKRRYLVEEIGIDGFKTDGGEHAWGEELQYLNGMRGDEGNNLFPVAYAKAYGDLLESAGKAPVTFSRAGFTGSQAHGAFWAGDENSTWDAFRWSLFAGLSASASGVLYWGWDFAGFSGDVPTSELYLRSAAAAVFVPIMQYHSEFNHHRKPSRDRTPWNIQDRTGDETVIPVFRELVELRERLVPYLAEQARRAIDTGAPLMRPLYFDHIEDQEVWKHPLQWMLGEDLLVSPVVDEGVRSWTAYLPGGNWVDAWTGEIYAGQRTVEVPAPLNRVPVFVRAEAWDEMKDIFTPTA
- a CDS encoding glycoside hydrolase family 15 protein; translation: MTMQGSTVMRNGDPAVRSIVEAGIRLILEQQTSGGAYPASPSFSAYAGYCWFRDGSYIADAMSAAGHIESAELFFDWCSNALTSRAGRIRHIVAESLAGRPVAGDQMLPTRFTLDGAEGNDDWWDFQLDGYGTWLWALAEHSARHDRPLERWTEAMALTIDYLSASWERPCYDWWEESAQHVHVSTLGCVASGLASIARTGLIEESLSEQATSIADQIRRRVQDEGVQDIHLTKWLGTDTVDASLLSLIAPMNFLPPHSPLSAGTIAVIEEQLTVDNGVHRYLADTYYGGGQWPLLSCFLGLAQAAAGNRTRAHELLEWAASTAGANDELPEQVDHHLLDPDHLQPWNERWGSSANPLLWSHAMFIRLAIALGVPYDTADPTPAPAAKENAK
- a CDS encoding alpha/beta fold hydrolase, which produces MDIIMVPGFWLDASSWSEVTPPLVAAGHTVHPLTLPGLEAVDAPRSGIGLRDHIDAVVAAVDAVGNPVVLVGHSGGGAIIHGAVDARPDRVVRAVYVDSGPLGEGGVINDELPVEGDAVPLPPWELFENEDLVDLNDELRAAFRARAIPEPKNVTTDKQRLHDVRRYDVPATIIACEFPSSLLGEWIESGHPFVAELARINDVEFMDLPTGHWPQFTKPIELGKAILAAVERTG